A window from Shimia isoporae encodes these proteins:
- a CDS encoding DUF6500 family protein, with product MRDSLRAKAVAICDAKIAKKGEDVGLSFYAFFANRNDEPELLMEAATWWIQTHQLDHFEKAVKVRNLVVSGA from the coding sequence ATGCGTGACAGCCTGCGCGCCAAGGCAGTGGCCATCTGCGATGCCAAAATCGCCAAGAAAGGCGAAGATGTCGGCCTGTCGTTCTATGCCTTCTTCGCGAACAGGAATGATGAACCGGAACTGCTGATGGAAGCCGCAACGTGGTGGATCCAAACCCATCAGCTGGATCACTTTGAAAAGGCGGTGAAAGTGCGAAACCTCGTCGTCTCGGGCGCTTGA
- a CDS encoding alpha/beta fold hydrolase yields MELIGKTFWRSLGGGARPALGLHCNLGHSGAFRGLGAELGDILTIRAPDMPGHGRSADYEANVMTGRFMLDAIMAQLDGPVDVIGHSYGGLLGLRLAIERPDLVRSLSLFEPVVMLAAKDTAAAEFAKNRAHMARVFALNDAGDQEASVRLFVEEWGDGTPWENLPAETRATFARQVPVVVASQADVQDDVGRIIPRLEQIEVPVLVMDGATSPAIIKPVCDGVAAMVQDGRRVTVEGAGHMGMITHPFEVAAEVRRTVESAIFA; encoded by the coding sequence TTGGAATTGATCGGAAAGACATTCTGGCGTTCGCTGGGTGGCGGCGCTCGGCCTGCGTTGGGATTGCATTGCAATCTCGGGCATTCGGGAGCATTCAGAGGCCTTGGTGCCGAATTGGGCGATATCCTGACCATTCGGGCGCCGGATATGCCGGGGCACGGGCGATCCGCAGACTACGAGGCGAATGTTATGACTGGTCGGTTCATGCTGGATGCCATCATGGCACAGCTGGACGGTCCGGTGGACGTCATCGGGCATTCTTACGGCGGCTTGTTGGGGTTGCGACTGGCGATCGAGCGCCCTGATCTGGTTCGCTCGCTCTCGTTGTTCGAGCCGGTGGTCATGCTTGCAGCGAAGGACACAGCTGCGGCAGAGTTTGCCAAGAACCGCGCGCATATGGCCCGCGTCTTTGCGTTGAACGACGCCGGCGATCAAGAGGCCTCAGTGCGGTTGTTCGTGGAAGAATGGGGGGACGGGACTCCTTGGGAAAACTTGCCGGCGGAGACGAGAGCGACCTTTGCCCGTCAGGTCCCAGTTGTGGTGGCGTCCCAAGCGGACGTACAAGACGATGTCGGGCGAATTATTCCGCGCCTGGAGCAGATTGAGGTTCCTGTTCTGGTAATGGACGGGGCGACGTCTCCCGCGATCATCAAGCCCGTTTGTGACGGCGTTGCGGCTATGGTGCAGGACGGTCGGCGCGTGACTGTTGAAGGAGCGGGTCACATGGGGATGATCACTCATCCTTTCGAAGTGGCTGCAGAGGTTCGGCGCACGGTTGAAAGCGCTATTTTTGCATAA